From Punica granatum isolate Tunisia-2019 chromosome 1, ASM765513v2, whole genome shotgun sequence:
ATTGAATTAGTGATTTCTTGATTCCATATCGATAACTTATGCCTGATCCCTCCTAGGCTTTTCTAATTTCTTGCTCTCTATGTATGTAATAtagtactcttttttttttttgagagagATATACATCGTTGAGAAATAGGATTTGTTATCATGACCATGTTCCATTCTATATATGGCTAAGGTTTTTGACGTccctttatattttcttttattggtagcaaattttatattttctttaatattcGATTCTCATATTTGTCACCAAACTTACGAGTTTTATTTGTTGCTATAGAGAAAAATGTGCACATCATTGatgaataatataatttgatgaaaaaggCTCTATCTGAGTCCAACTACAGTAATATTGATTCAGTCATGACTGcattgtgaaaaatgatggCGTGACATGTTATGAAGTTAAGATTATTTCTTATAAGTTTCACTTTAATTTCCCATCACCCCCAATCCATTTATTACAGATGTCGGGTGTAGTAAAACAAGACTGATATGTGTTTTTTGTTCATCAAAAGGTAATTGTAATCAGAAGAGGGCGTAGTGCAGTGGCACATGTTTTCGGCCGTTAATCTAGAGGTTATATGTTTGATATCTAGTGAAACTAACTGTACcgctttattagttatttacgatttctctttcattatactagaCTTTAAGCCTTCTTTacaatcgaaaaaaaaaagaataatcgtaagaaaaactcaatttgacatgagaaaaaataaaaattgagccAACAAACAATGACATGTATGAATAacataattgaaaagtgacGTGAATAATTCGTTACCTCTTTAAGTTTCAAGGGAGAACAAGAGATGTCCAAGGCTCTGAAGGCTTATAGAGTATCAACGCGGGAGAGATGTCATAGTTGAGAGAGTCGTTATAGTCGTATTATTCCGCCATAATATGGGAAGGAATGCCAAGTGCGTTTAGTCAATCATGAATAATAATGTAATAAAATGGATATATATAGCATGGCTTGTGGAATGCGACCGTTCCCTGCGAACTTCAAGTATTCTATATAGACAATGTCAATGTAAcctttcttattattattattattattaagccCATGCTCTCTcaatcattatatattatgtatttaaTATCATATGGAATTAAAGACTCTCCTCAATAGTAATATTGATGTGGGTGTGAAGGTATTAAATAAGAGAACTGGCGGAGGTGTAAATGGCATCACGTGTTAAGGCCAGTGCAGCTGAGGGGATGCAGACCACtgagtaaataaatataagaaaattgagtttttttttttttgataaataaggGTAAGAAAATTGAGTTAATTCATGGTATTCTTGGCATGCATTTAAAAATATGCACCCATGTGTACTGTACGTATCTATAtattaacttaattatattatacttctcatatatatatatatatatataggtatataCCTGTGTCCTCGAAGGCCTCTATTGGCAAAGGTATAGGCTTATAATGCAGACAGCTACGTATCTAAGGGATTCCCCGTTTGGGATGACAATTACGTTTGGCTTCATTCCCCCCTTCCCCCTGTTGACCGGTCAAACGCTGTTCCTACACACTCCAAAATCGACTCTTGTCCGTTTATTACTACATCTGAATTTTCAGTTTATTTTACCATTAAAACGAAAATGAAGCTCtgctccttttctttttctttttgcccacttatttcccttaattttttttgttcatgCAAATTTTTGCAAAAGAATTGGAAAGGGATTCGGCAGTGCACTGAGCATCCACTTGGGTGATGTCCCACATCTCTTTGCGTCTGGGATATCAAATGGCTGGGGGGCCACTGAAGACAGAGATATTTTGGTTTAAGGTGGTTAAGTGGAAATAGAGAAAGTTCGATTTGACATAACATCGAGAGAGGGAAATTTTGTGGGAAGAGATATAATTGATTCACGTACTAAGAAACAGGTCCCTAATGAATGATTATCAGTATCCACATGATTTTGCGTTTATTGAAATTGGATAAAGTAGTTAGTCCTATTATGCAATGccaagagaaagagaaaccGAGAGCAAGACTATAATTATTGTGTGATTCCGCATCGTCCAAACCTAACGAGTCGAGAGAGGACAAGACACGCGTATGCTCTGTGAATAGTGTGCGACTGTTGTGGCTTTGAAAAACCCACTTAAACGTAGTACTGcctgggccatttttttttaacaaaagaaaaaaaaaatctaccgTCCAATTAATACATCATGGGAATGCGGAGTAATAATTTGATGCATGTGATGCTGCATGTGACCGTAGATCATATATTCTCTTAAAGGGTACTTAAATAATCAATGGCACGTAAAGATAACCTTTCCACTTTCTATTTTtaacccctttttttttatcgttttAAGCGATGGAGGGAAACGTGCCGACGTTCATATTACTATCCAATGCACCCGAGCTGCGATCCCGTGTTGTCTTACGTTCGATTCAATAACATGTATATTCTAATCATCTAGCTATACATACTTATCTTCAAATATGAGTTCGATACTTTAAGTGCAAGTATGCactttgtttatatatataaagatatcGATGTTGTGGATGGAGAAAATCATTGATTGAGATAACTTTATTTCTTAATGGATCGATTCGACTCGAACTGAGTTAGTCGGAGATAATTAGATTTTGGAATATTAtggtacacaccgaaaaagaGATAGATGATGCCCCTCATCTCCCAGCTCTCGCGATTTACAATTAGTAGATCAATCCAATTGGAAAATTCAAGACAAACCTCAACTATATACCGAACATATATTATTGGGGTTTTGCTTTGATGTCTTCCTTTTTAAGAGCAACAATTTGTGTAAGTCCGTGAGATGTGAGAGGAGTACATATATGCAGTTACTTGAGAAGTGTCATTTCATTGTATAGCTTTTAACCGGGGAAACAGCAACTATccgaaacaaacaaaaggaggaAGCCTTCCATGTTATGGAACGTGAGTTGCATCTTGCTTTTTCCCAAAAGGGAGAGCTGGGGCTTTGATAAGACTGCTCAGCCTTCcttaacaaaagaaaaagaaaaaaaaaaaaaagagcaggATAAGGTAACTCTCAAATAATTCAAGGGAACTgtacaaatatatatcatcgaaatatccaaaacaaaacatcCACTAGATCTAAGAGGTACTAAAACAAACTGCGATGTTAATGAGTGGACTAATTAATTAGGGCATGCTTGGTATGCCGGAAATAGAACAGATTCGAATCTAATTTGTTCCCCAAagagaaatataattttatcagGAGAATTTTTGCTCATTTTTGTATTGAACTTGAACACATATATAAAGGAGTACAATTCAAAGAGCGAAGTTTTTTACCAATTAGAtgccattatatatatgtatagacaTATAAGAGcgtaaaagaaattatatggTACTTGTATGAAAATTAGTTATGGAATAATGAAATGAACATTAATTGCTTAAGTTTTATGAAAGAATTGTCATTCCatcaaattgaagaaaaaaacaacTATTAAAATGGAAGGCTCTAATTTTCAACTCGTTATAGAGAGCAAATGGAGTGAAAAGATGAAATATCCATCAAATTTCATTCCTTTGTTCACCGAGAAACAAATTCGTTCATCTCTACTCTAGTGTACCAAACGTAATcttatagaaatttaaaacttaTGGGAAGTACTTTGTGGCAGGCATGAACATAACGATATCGAAGCAGGAATGGAATTCATTCAACAGGGGAAAAAATCAGAACTTCCGAtaattttgttgattttgCACGAGGAATAGtgcaaatataaaattattgaaattgcTGTAGAGAAGGAGGCGCAGCCCTGTACCAATGTGGACACATTCTCTCCTATAATTGGGATCTAGACCTTCATTGGATTGGTTAATTAGTTCCTATGATGGTCTATTAATTGGGTTAGGGATAGGGCAGTTTGGTTCTTCCAATTTTTTATTCAGTGGACTGTCAAAAGGAATTCAATGGACTCCAAATCCTAGCCCAATGGCCTATTTTTGCCTACTGACTAAAAGCTTAGCTCCTAGTTCTAGTGGAATATCCATCCCCATCGCTTTACATTTTCCTATCAAATTGTACCTAATGCACATGCATAATTTGGTCTTAAAAATATGCATATTTTAGTCTTAAAATAATATGGTCCATCAAATGCAATGCCCTATCCGTTGAACATTGTTcttctaaaaatttaattattgttttttcaaaaaaaacataatctTGATATGTTGCTCGGTAAAACGCAGTATTgtaattcttttataattcTCTTCAGTACGCAATGAACTCATCGCCCATAGCCTCTGTCCTACCAAAATTGTACCCGATTGGCAAGAGAGGAGGACGAGTAGAAAGAAAATACCAACGGAAATCGAGCGCGAACCTCGAGCTCCAAGCTAGGGTATCGCCATTTCAAACCCCAATTTTCCCTCTACTTAGGTTTAGGCCAGTCTAATCGTCCATTTGTTCATCGGTCCCAACTCCCAACTCTTGGATTAAGGTccctttctttatttttgggCTGGAGGACTGCCTAAGAGAAAGCCCATGGGCTTCTACAATAAGTGGGACCAGGCCCATAAATCAGAAGTTGGGCCCACTGCCCGGGAATCCCGTCATTGATTTCAGCTCCGGCGaagaatttcaaattttaccgctctctctctctctctctctctctcttaaacAGTTCAGCGGTTCTTCTGCGTTCCATgggatttgaaaattgaatgaaGAGTGCAGTCACTGTTCGGttccttcctttttccatAGATTAGATTCGCCGGCAGGACATTAATTTATTGAGCTTGAAAGTCATCTCCTGTATCGAAGTCCTTTGCTTCATCTTCAAGCTCTCTCGCTTTGTCGCTTCAAGTTCGAGTTTTTAGCTGAAGAAGTAGATCGAAAGTCGCTAACTTTGTCCGCGCAGGGGCCGATCGAGAAATGGGTTGTGTCTCCTCGAGTTTGCTGAGCCGCGACGACGAGTTCCCGCAGCTCGGGAGCGCCGCGCTGGGCCACCACATTGTCTCCCTCACCTCCACCACCTACGGCCTCCTCTCCATGGACCCGCCTCAGCCGGGTCAACACCACTCCGCCACCACTCCACCGACCCCTCCCCAGCGCTTCACCCTCGGCTCCATCTTCCCCTCCCCGCTCTCAGATCCGAGGCCCCTCAGGCCCGTCCGGCCCGAATCCGAGCTCTGCCCGGCTCGGCCTGAGCCCGAGGTGATCAACTCGTGGGAGCTAATGGCGGGCCTTGACACCGCCGACAGCTTCCGGTTCTCCCCTCTCCCACCCCCAAGATTCAAGGATCTGAGTCTGCCGATCAAAGAGAACTGCAATCCCAATTTCGGAAACACTAAATCGACGGTATTGGAGAAATTCGAGTTCCTCTGCCCGTCCAACGGGGAGAATAAGGTAGTTCTCTACACGACGACCCTGCGGGGAGTCCGGAGCTCGTTCGAGGCGTGCAATTCTGTCCGATCCGCAATCGAGGGCCTCGGGGTGGCCGTGTGCGAGAGGGATGTCTCGATGCATAGCGGGTTCAGGGACGAGCTACGGGAGCTGATGAGAGGGAAGGGGAAGGAGTTGTTGGTCCCGCCCAGGGTTTTTGTGAGGGGAAGGTACATTGGTGGGGCGGAGGAAGTGATGAGGATAGCAGAGGAAGGGAAGCTGGCGGAGCTGCTCGAGGGGTTGCCAAAGGGAAAGGTCAGGATGATCTGTGAGGGATGCGGGGGCGTGAGATTCCTCCCATGTTTTCGTTGCAATGGTAGCTGCAAAGTTGTGATCTCAAAAGGcgaagaaggagatgaagagGAGGGAGATGAATTGGTGGAAGGCGGGAGAAGAAGTAGCGCAAGGAATGTCGTGGTCAGATGCGTCAAGTGTAATGAGAACGGGTTGGTTTTATGCCCGATTTGTAGCTGAGATTACTCGTAGTCGTTCTATTTGCTACCTTCCTAAGCTCTACTCGAGCTTGGTTTCACAATAGTAAGATATCCTGTGTGCAAATATCATGCTTTTACATGGTTGAAATGGAAATGGTTTAATGAAGTTTCTGTTTCAATGCCAAGGATATGGTTTCATgtattttgtttggtttttctCAGCATCTCAAGCCACTTAGTCTATGCAACTGAACaataaatgatatttttatGCCCGATTCGTAGCTGAGCATAGTCCTGGTTGATTTATTCGCCACCTTCCTAAGCTCTGTTCGTCGTGCTTGAGCTTGGTTTCACAATAGTAGGATATCCAGTCTGCAAATATTACGCTTTTACATGGCATGTTAGAAATGGAAATGGTTTAATGAAGTTTCTGTCTCAATCCTCGGAATGTGTCTTTGTGCGTTATCTTCGGTTTTGGGCATCTCAATGCACACAATTTATGCAACTGAAGAATAAACGATATTAGTTGCAATGTTATTGCTCTTCTTAAGTATACAGTGTAATTGAGTAGCAATTTGCAAGCGACACTACCAATGCAGTTGGATTTTCAAGCTCGTTCCTTGGAAGGCAATGGTTACCATGCCCTGCTTTATCATGTTTGGTTTAGCAATACATTCATTACAGAGATGCAATTATTGCGGGAACGCTCTATAAGCATGTACGACTCTGGCCCTCTGTATGATCTTATCAGTTAAATGCTTCCTGTGATATATAAACTCGAGATGATCCATTGACTGTCTGGTTGCAACTCGCAATGCGACAATACATGTAATATGTTCTTGTGGCAATAGAATGTGAGGAGGGAGAAGTTGTGGTGAAAGAAGCATAGCGAGAAGATCACCTTGGTGGAGTTAAACCAAGCATGCACATGAAGTTACATTTACCAGCTGCAAAAATGATTGTCTGCTGGGTGGCATCCTCAAAGCTTTCTTTAATCCTACTCGACCCATGTCAAGCGAGATATGTTTTGTTCATTGCTGCATTTCAATCTGTTGCAGTACAACCGACGATCATAGTGTACTCTCTTGACTTCTTGATGCTCCTAAACTGGTGGTAATTCTTGCTACAGCCAATGCCACCGAGTGCCTCATCTGTTGCAGAACGATGAACTTTAAAGGACTTCTTACGTATGATGATAATATTCCAGGTTTCGAGCATGTCTGATAAGTTAGCATGATTGTGTTTCAAGATCCTTTGCATTTCTGTTCTTCCATTTGAAACATAAAACTGCCGCCAGATTGCTAAATTCGCTACGATAATACATCAAGTCACGTGAAGCAGAAGTCAAGATTGGTAACATGACACGGTGCCATCTGCCATCCAACGTAGCTATCATATCCATCAGTTGCGTAGCTGCGTAGTAGTAAATGGacattcattcattctctTTTGATTTGGGAGTAGGCATACCCCACATGAAGACTGGGCCCCCTAAAGTGATGAATTCTGCTGATATTAATTTGTGGTCGTATGCCCAATTGAATGTTGCTTCATTCCCTATAGGTTCTATGAAAACTACATCCATTTTTCTTacattatatttcattttattcaatACCTCAATCTCTTCGAAGGCAGGTTTAAGGATGTCCCCTTCTAGAAATTCCTTGTCCCATGCGAATTTCAAACTTACAATTGAACAAGCTTTGGGGACAATATTGCTGGGAAACTTTAGGATGACAAGATTATTATAAGTACTAATATATGTTTTTGTAATGTAAATTGCTTATGCTTGTCGGACAGAGGAACAAGACATGTCCATCTCAATCTTATTTTTTGTGCATTTTTCTCTTTAGGGACTAAGTGGTGTCCCACCCTTCTAGGGCACCAAGCATATACACCGTACTTAATATCGCATGTATGGAGGTGCCTTTTACACTCCGTGTGGATATTATCTTTTTACATGAAAATATTGTATTTTGTTGTTCTCTTTCGTTTTACAATTTTACTATTCCTTTACTTTTTCTTGAGTTTCGTCTCTTGAACTATAAAAACTCCTATATCCATCCCTATTTTCAAGTAAGGTGGGATCGGCCCTAAAACCTCTTTCATGTGCAGTATAGTCCGATACATACTCAACCGCCCCAGTGCGCTAACATCGCGGGTTATTTAAACGACGAATTTTGTAATTAAACACGCATGATTGATTTTGATTAGATAACTGACGGATATTCTTAAACCACGTATTATACTAACAATTTTTGTTATTCATAAGTTTCTAATCGTGAATTTAATTAGGAAGAGAGGAATGCTGGTCTCCTCCAATTGATTCTGCTGATAAACTCCAACCAGAGATGTAACCTCACCTAACAAATACAGCCAAAAACAAACTGAATTTTCTAGGCAAAGCGTCGTCCGATCAGAAAGCAACATCATCCTAACACAGGACAGGAGATCAGAGGGTGGCCTAGCTCGACACGAAAAGTTAATCACATGTTTTTCTTTCGAGTTCTAGTCGGCAGGAGAAGAGGTGTGTGTCcgtttatatatttctttttgtttttttttcttattaattgGGATAGTCAATGACCCAATAATAATACTAACAACAATTTGCGATATAAATTTGTCTCTGAGCTTTCTGATTCTTGACTCATACATCTAAAAACCGACACCCAATCGAACAAGAATTATTTCAGCTAAATAGGCTGCGAATACCTCATAATTTTACCGAAAGAATAAGATATATGGTTGTAAATGTAAAATTAGTTTGGTTTATCTACTTTTTAACGGGTGAGATTTTATTAGTCAGTCAGAAAAGGGTGGCAAAAGTGTTGTTTTTAGCATAAAAAGAAACCCGGCGAATGCAataattttcctttcatcATGTATAATTTTTTGAGATGACTTTAGAAGATGGAGATGATTCCGTTTATCCTTTTCACCTAATGGGATGTTAAAGCTTCTAGAAAAGATGATTACTTACTGCTACATATGCAATCAATAATTAATGAGCCCTTGATCAGTTAGCGAAAGATCAGTTATTTATGtcatttttcatattaatCATCGCGGGCAGTTTCTCAAAAATCATCGGGTTGTTTCAACTTTCGAGGAGCGTCATCGACTTGCTGCAATTATAGAAATATTTCTCCAAACTACTTAGCTACACATTGATTTCCTATGTATTCTCTTTTGTCATGAAAAACTATACAATATTCCACTGGTACAGTACTTCAGTTAATTCACGCCGCTAGATTGTTGGGCCTACCCGGTACTACACATTGAATTTCTATGTACTCATCGACGGAGACCCCATCAAATAGTGATGTGATGACTACCATATTACATGAGATACGTGCGACACTCCACTTCTGAGTTCTGTCGTCCCCTCGATTTGTTAGAGAATTATTCCAGAAAAAATCCTAAAAGGAAGCTGCCTTTTGAGATGTCGTTTATAGCTTTATGGGTGCGTTCGTTAGGTAAGAAAACGGAAAGACCCTCCAAAATGTTCCACGGATGATATTACACACTAACGGATTGATCGATcatataattattctttttataattatagaaGAGGTTAATGAATTTAGtacaaagaaatgaaaaggTAAATAAAAAAGTCATAATCAATCACAAAAATCAAATTCGgaatctcttgattatcagGAGGAGGTGTGTACATTGTTCTACACTCTCTTTATCACTCTTGTTCTACACTCTctttatcaataaaataaataattaatatgttatttttttttgccctctTATAGAAAAAATGACATCTTACCAACGTGACCATAAAGGCCAACTAGTTGGTACACaaaatatgattaattaatatttttgtctcttttttccttctctaAAGTCAGCACCAGGCCATCATTGAAATTTCTCAAATATCTTTTCAGCTGTGGGTAAGAAATTGACATAATTACCATCGGGTGGAGAGACTGTATCATGCAAAACGTACATATTGGCAtatgttgaattgaatggcAGATTTGACtgattttatttatctgtTATTGAAGATGAGATGC
This genomic window contains:
- the LOC116194797 gene encoding uncharacterized protein At3g28850-like, whose amino-acid sequence is MGCVSSSLLSRDDEFPQLGSAALGHHIVSLTSTTYGLLSMDPPQPGQHHSATTPPTPPQRFTLGSIFPSPLSDPRPLRPVRPESELCPARPEPEVINSWELMAGLDTADSFRFSPLPPPRFKDLSLPIKENCNPNFGNTKSTVLEKFEFLCPSNGENKVVLYTTTLRGVRSSFEACNSVRSAIEGLGVAVCERDVSMHSGFRDELRELMRGKGKELLVPPRVFVRGRYIGGAEEVMRIAEEGKLAELLEGLPKGKVRMICEGCGGVRFLPCFRCNGSCKVVISKGEEGDEEEGDELVEGGRRSSARNVVVRCVKCNENGLVLCPICS